The Salvelinus namaycush isolate Seneca chromosome 13, SaNama_1.0, whole genome shotgun sequence genome includes a region encoding these proteins:
- the LOC120057790 gene encoding claudin-10 produces MRKRLIQVSGFLISTVGWLFVLCTMAMDYWRITQIGGQGGSFIIKVAWYWSNLWQDCFTDSTAVTNCRDFPVLWSVKPIVQGVRGLLMCGLTLGFFGAIFCFVGMECTYIGGGGKNKDMLLFAGSVFHFVGGVSDLAAYCLYINKVARTTFTQSSPGILKYDLGPPIFIGLVGSFCILLGAILYAVTVYKVLFPKAKVVLAHGGPRTRTYMASRAGGRTLYTGYYRPPRQYRSYGSGISSSSKLTRISQITPEELSDRDAFV; encoded by the exons ATGAGGAAAAGGCTGATCCAGGTTTCTGGTTTCCTGATCTCAACGGTGGGATGGCTTTTTGTACTTTGTACTATGGCGATGGATTACTGGAGGATCACCCAGATAGGTGGCCAGGGAGGTTCATTCATTATCAAGGTGGCCTGGTACTGGTCCAACCTGTGGCAGGACTGCTTCACAGACTCGACAGCAGTTACCAACTGCAGAGACTTCCCTGTGCTGTGGTCTGTCAAAC ctatCGTCCAGGGAGTGAGAGGCCTGCTGATGTGTGGACTAACCCTTGGGTTTTTTGGTGCAATATTTTGCTTTGTTGGCATGGAGTGCACATATATTggaggagggggaaaaaacaaggaTATGCTTTTGTTCGCCGGATCCGTATTTCACTTTGTCGGTG GTGTGTCAGACTTAGCTGCATACTGCTTATACATCAACAAAGTCGCAAGGACAACTTTCACTCAATCTTCGCCAGGAATCCTGAA GTATGACTTAGGACCTCCCATTTTTATTGGATTGGTTGGGTCTTTTTGCATCCTCTTAGGGGCCATTCTCTATGCTGTGACTGTGTACAAAGTCCTATTCCCTAAAGCAAA AGTGGTGCTCGCCCATGGGGGTCCTAGAACACGAACATACATGGCCTCTCGGGCCGGAGGCAGGACCCTCTACACTGGATACTACAGACCACCCAGACAGTACAGATCCTACGGCTCAGGGATATCCAGCAGCTCTAAACTCACTAGGATCTCCCAGATAACACCTGAGGAACTGTCAGACAGAGATGCTTTTGTGTAG
- the LOC120057888 gene encoding claudin-10-like has product MSNMVTEILAFILTTSGWVLISSTIPTDYWKVSSLDGTVITTATFWSNLWKTCVTDSTGVSNCKDFPSMLALDGYIQACRGLMITAVCLGFFGAVFALVGMKCTKIGGSDQSKARTACIAGVNFILSGLCSLSACSLYAHRITSEFFNPMFVAQKYELGVALFIGWAGSILCILGGVILCFSIADSSTTSHTGYAYRGATSASNVSSHPRGHAQPMSQRPPPEYSSSSRVQHFDKNAYV; this is encoded by the exons ATGAGTAACATGGTGACAGAGATTTTGGCCTTTATTCTCACCACGTCTGGCTGGGTCCTGATCTCCTCCACCATACCCACGGATTACTGGAAGGTGTCCTCTCTGGACGGCACGGTCATCACCACAGCTACCTTCTGGTCCAACCTGTGGAAGACCTGTGTCACTGATTCAACAGGAGTCTCCAACTGCAAGGACTTTCCCTCCATGCTGGCACTGGACG GCTACATCCAGGCCTGTCGGGGTCTGATGATCACTGCTGTGTGTTTGGGCTTCTTTGGTGCTGTCTTCGCCTTGGTCGGAATGAAGTGCACCAAGATTGGGGGATCAGACCAAAGCAAAGCCAGGACAGCTTGCATCGCCGGGGTCAATTTCATACTCAGCG GTCTCTGCTCGTTGTCTGCATGCTCCCTGTATGCACACAGGATAACATCTGAGTTTTTTAACCCCATGTTTGTCGCTCAGAA GTATGAACTGGGGGTTGCCTTGTTCATTGGTTGGGCAGGATCTATCCTTTGCATTCTGGGAGGGGTGATACTCTGCTTCTCAATAGCAGATAGTTCCACTACAAG tcACACAGGCTATGCCTACAGAGGAGCTACCTCTGCCTCTAATGTTTCTTCTCACCCTAGAGGGCATGCACAGCCTATGAGCCAGAGGCCTCCACCAGAGTACAGTAGCTCTTCTAGAGTACAGCACTTTGATAAGAATGCCTATGTGTAA